The sequence below is a genomic window from Colletotrichum destructivum chromosome 4, complete sequence.
CAGGGGTCGGCCGAAATTGCATTCGACTACCTTGTTGTCGCCACCGGCACCCGGCTACAAGCACCCGGCTCTATGCCATACGACGACAAACTGTCTTCGGTCGAGTATCTCAGATCTTACCAAGATTCCGTCATTAAGGCTTCGTCTATCGTCATagtcggaggcggcgccgtcggtgtTCAGATGGCTACCGATCTGAAGGAGTTGTACCCTGCGAAGGAGGTCACCCTTGTGCATTCTCGGGAGCATTTGATGCCTTTGTACCACACAAAGATGGACGAAATCATCAAGTCTCGGTTCAGCGAGCTGGGTGTCAAGTCAGTGAACCATACATACCTTGCCTGAGATGTATTGCTAACCTCCGAGGCTACAGGCTCATTACTGGAACGCGCGCCGTGCTCCCTCCCGATGGCACACAAGGTGTATTGAAGCTCACAGATGGCCGCGAGATCGTAGCCGATCTGGTTATCCCCGCAACTGGACAAACACCCAACAATGGATTTGTCAAAACTCTCGAGCCGAGCACCGACGCTCCGTTGCTTAACCCATCCAATGGATTTATCAAAGTGCGGCCCACGCTCCAGTTCAAGGACCCGGCCTACTCCAATCTGTTTGCCGCTGGTGACATCGCCGACAGCGGAGCACACAAGGCTGCCCGACCCGGCGCTGCGCAGGCGCAGGTAGTCGCCAAAAACATCGTCGCCATGGTAGAGGGTCGGGAGCCCACTGAGAACCTCTTAGTCACTCCTCCGGGGATTCATCTCTCTCTGGGGCTGGTAAGGACCCCTCTGAAACCATCAGCCCAGCGGCGTTGACTAACGTATGCTTTTTGATTGTCCAGATTAAGAACATGGTCTTCAGAAACCCCAATTCTGCAGCGGGGGAAACGGAACCTACCGTTATGATGCGAGACGAGTAAGTGGTTTTATACACTGGTGTACCGAAGACTTCCTTCTAACTCGTTTGTAGTGGGAAAGAGGACATGAACATTGATAGTGTCTGGGAACGTCGCGGTGTCAAGGTCGCCGATCCAAAGGAATACCACCTGTAACAAGACAAAGAAAGTAAATAAGAGGTGGTAGAGTGACTGGACAAGTACCTTGCTGTGGCGGTCGACACTCGAGGCTCGAGCACAGCCGCATTGACAATTGAAGATGACTGATCAGAAATTGCCCATCATGATAACTAATCACGGCTTCGGTAGTCAAAGCCTTCATTGGTAATACGGATGAAGTTTGGTAATGGTCCCGACTAAATAGACGCAGTTCAAGAAGCACAAAAAGTTACACATCAGCAACATATAAGAGCAGGCCATGTCCTGCTCGCAAGAATACATATTCGCCCAAGCCAAACCATACATTTATTATTTAGTCGCATGCCTTTCACAAGCTATATCCCCGAGTGCCAAATCTTCGTTTCAAGAAATCATTTAAGCCTATAAGGAGCGACTTCCACATCATGACCACTCGCCGCATTTTCGTCGTTGGTGCGACTGGCGCCCAAGGCTTGCCTGTGTGCCGCGGACTCACAAACGAAGGCGGTTACAGCTTGCGCGTCCTAACCCGTGATTCAACCTCTGCCAGGGCGCAGCAGCTTGCCAAGCTCGGAGACGTCGAATTTGTCGAAGGGACGTTTGCTAACGAGGCCGACCTTCGCAAAGGGTTTGCGGGGTGCTGGGGCGCCTTTGTCAACATCGACGGCTTCAACTGCGGCGAGAAGGCGGAGACGTACTGGACCATCCGTTCAtacgagctcgccgtcgagctgggAATCAAGTTCTTCGTCTTTGGCAACCTCGACTACGGCTACAAGAAGAGCGGCTACAACCCAAAGTTCCGATGCGGACATTACGACGGTAAAGGTCGCATGGCGGAGTGGATGCTGCAACAGAGAAAGAGCAACAGTATGGGCGTTGCGATCTTCACCACGGGCCCGTACATTGAGATGACCGTCTCTTCAAAGACGATCATGACCCCGCGA
It includes:
- a CDS encoding Putative FAD/NAD(P)-binding domain, FAD/NAD(P)-binding domain superfamily; amino-acid sequence: MLQPLKNVVILGGSYVGLAAAKELAAALPASHRILLVEPHSHFHHLFVFPRFSVVPRYEHKAFIPYTGAFGASPDASRHQVIQARAESLHRGRVVLDRPWQGSAEIAFDYLVVATGTRLQAPGSMPYDDKLSSVEYLRSYQDSVIKASSIVIVGGGAVGVQMATDLKELYPAKEVTLVHSREHLMPLYHTKMDEIIKSRFSELGVKLITGTRAVLPPDGTQGVLKLTDGREIVADLVIPATGQTPNNGFVKTLEPSTDAPLLNPSNGFIKVRPTLQFKDPAYSNLFAAGDIADSGAHKAARPGAAQAQVVAKNIVAMVEGREPTENLLVTPPGIHLSLGLIKNMVFRNPNSAAGETEPTVMMRDDGKEDMNIDSVWERRGVKVADPKEYHL